AACTTTCACGGAGCTTTTTTTAGCGGTACTCGCTTGTGCACCACCGTTATTCAAATATTGGAAATATCTGGTCCCTCTTATTTTACTCActtgcatttatttaaaagtttcaatttctaagtttagtttatttttagtgtaattttttattaatttatttcgcTTGGTTTTACTTAGAATTGCTTAAGCTGGCACTTAATTGATAAGAACATTTGAAAGTCAATTTAAATGATTCAAAACTTGGTTAAAAATAGCACCGCAAATTCCATTGCAACAAGTGAGCATTAATATCACGTTGCGATAAGAAACTTCATAACGTCAtaggaatatattttttttggaaaaactcaCCGCGTTTCattcttttggccaaaattttGGATGGCGATGGCACACCCGCATCCCCAACTGACTCAGGAATTGGCTGAGTTGGCGGAGTAGAGTTCTCTGGATACGGGTAGGTTGTAGTACCGTCGATTATCTCGGAGGCTGACGCCGCAGCAGCTGCATTGGAAAACTGCGTGGAAATGTGGCTAAAGATCTGAGAGGAGATATTCTCAGTGCGTCGGAAGGTGTTGCGCAGCCGCTCAAACGAAGACCCGGAAGACGCCACAGTAGGAGATCCAGCAGGGGGCGGAACCAGAGTCGAGGCACTTGGAGATTGTGAGAGGGATTGGGAGTCATCGCTCCTCTCGCGGCGAACCAGCAAGTCGTCCGTGCTCATAGCAAATCACTCAGGTTAGCAATCAACCGCTCACATAAATCCGCGCGTTCGAATATAAACTATTTTCGGTTATTGCACTGCGATACGGAGTAAACAAGAAGCTTTGTTTGTCAATACAAAAATGAAACAGCTGTTGCATCGCGACCAGAGATGGGCGATATCTTCACTTATCGATAACAACCACCATATAGGGATAGGTGCTTGTATAATCTGGCAACGCCGTGGATTTTGCCGCCAAAAGAAAAGTTGCTGGTGTTTATTTACAAAGATAACACACTTTTAAGAACCTCGAATGGACGCGGAAATAAAGCAGCAGTTCGATGAAATGGGCGTGGAGCCCGAGGATGCGGTGGTGGAGAGGTGTGTGGACCTGGCCATCACGTATAATGTAACCGATGCTACGGAGTTTGTGGAACAGTGGATGGCGTTCAGCCTGTCACATCTTCACGGCGAGGATCCTACCACCGACAACCTCGGAGAGTTCGAGCGCAAGGTGCTGCAGCTTAGGAAAGACAAGATTGCTTCCAAGGCATCTGCTCAGAAGGTGAACTCCTATGCTGCGACAGAAACAAACTCCCTGGCCACCTATGGCCTTATTGAAGACGACCCCATGATGGAGGACTACATGGGAGATTCGGTAGCGGATTCCTCTGCCATGCACACGCCCAAGAGCAAAAAGGAAGCACCTCGCCCTGCAGGTCTCAAGGGCGGAGTGCTCTTCAGTCCCGCCAGCTTCACTCCCCAATCTGCTAAAAAGAATCAAACAGGAACCCCAGGAAACGCAGTTAAGGGCAAACCAGGCGATGTTGTGGACTCTTTTGGACACCCAAAGCTCTTGTCCGGTTCCAACTGGCAGTCGGATATGGAACACACAGTGCCTGTTGTCCAAAAACTTCTCCACAAAGACGCCCCACTGACTGTGGCCAACCTGGGCTACATGAACGATCTGCTAAGTGAGCGTTGCGATGACCTGCACGATCGACTGGTAGATACTGGACGAGCGCTGATAGACAGGAAGCTAGGCGCTGAAGGAGCAGCCGAGTGCAGCTGGTATCCGCAAGACAAACATACGCTTGAAGCCCTCCACTTACTGCACGCTGTAGGGATGATCCATTCCGAAGACGATGGCCCGCTGGACCCTCACTCTGCTTTTCTATCCGTATCCGACATTGACAACAACAGCTTCCTCTCGCTGAACTTCTCACGGATCAAGTCATGCAGTATATTCCCAGGACAAGTTGTGCTCGCTAAAGGGTTCATTCCAAAGGGCAATTCCTTTGTGGTGGAGGAGATCCACACTGAGCGGAAACTGACTCCCCCAAATCCCTTAAAAGTTGACAGGGAGCTGCAGTTTGTAGTGGCTTCCGGTCCATTCACAGATAGCACCGATCTGTGCTATGAGCCGCTTCACGACCTCCTGAATTACCTCAAAGATCACAGACCCGACGTGCTAGTCTTAACTGGTCCCTTCCTGGATGCAGAGCACAAAACTATTGGTGAGCTAGTGGAAACATTCGAATCCTTCTTCGAGAAGATGATTGCTGGAATTATGGAAGTGGTTGGGTCCCACACCACAGTGCTGATGGTGAGTAGCCAAAAGGATGCTATGGCTCACTCCGTATATCCCACCCCACCACCAACTCTCCGGAAAAGTTATCCTAACTTGCACTTGCTGCCCGACCCTTCCATTGTGGACCTGGATGGAATAACACTGGGCGTCACCTCCACTGATGTGGTGGATCATCTGCTGAGCCACGAACTGGCAGCGAATGCGGGCGAGCGAATGCATCGGGCCATCAACCATTTGTTTCATCAGGGTTCCTTCTACCCCATTTATCCGCCGGCGGACGAAGACATGTCCTACGATTCCCAGCTAGCCCTCAAGTACGCCCAAATCAGACAGTTGCCAAACGTGCTCATACTGCCCGGCGATCAGCGACACTTTATCCGCTTGGTAAGCGACTGCCTAGTCATCAATCCCGGACGACTGTCGGATAGTAAGGGCGGCACATTCGCCCGCTTCTTAGTTTCGCCCACAGTCCCCGGAAAGGTGGCCAACATGTTCAACAGTGTGGCATGTCAGGTGCAACGCATCTAAACATATTTTAGAAACGAAAAATAAACCTCTAAACAATAATCGTTAAAGcgtttattaatttatgtatAATAGTTTACAGCTAACAGTAGGAAATGGTTTCTAAACGTAATGTACTCTAGGATCTCTATGTACGATTGTTTCCGCCTCCCGATAGCGAAGTCAATTCGATATCGAGGAGAAGCGGTCACAGAGAACTAAAACTCCGTTGTATATTTTaactatacaaaaaatactGTATGCCGTGTGTATGTCCAATTAGCTGGGCCACAACGCAGATGCGGTTAAGTAACTTCGTGCCACCTTAAGTAATCTTCGCCTTCTGTCCAGTTGCGCCTACGATTTTTTGTTCCTGGGATTGGAGCTACCCTGTCCAACAACTAGCTCAATTGCTGGGCTCCTGCTTGTATTGTTATTGCCGGTTGTTCACCCCCTCCGGATTGTGGCTACTGGCAATACTATGCTCCATGTTTTTGACAATCACGTAGTTTGTGATGTGGTTGATGGCCTCGTCCTGTAACCGCTCCGGCCAGCGCTTCATGTACGACTTGATGAAGTCACCGAAAGTGTCCACCTTATCGGGTGTACTCTTATGGGTGTCCACTATATTCTTAACTATGTCAACGAACTTGTCGTAGTCTTCGTGGGATTTTTTGATCTTCTGATAGTTGCTCACGCCCCCATTTGTATTGCCGCCGCCTCCTCCACTAGCCCCGCTACCTCCAGCGGCGGTGTTCATCTGCTGGTCCATGTTGTTGTCCGCCAGCCGGGCAGAGGCAGCTGCGGCCACTGCTGCCACAGCAGCCGAGGACGACATAAAGTTGTCCACATTCCCGGCATTGGGAGGCGGCTGGGAGTGGTCCATAAAGTGCCGATGCATCCCGTACTCGGTCCTATTATCAAAAACATAGTTATTTAAAGTTTACTGTTTTTTCAGTGGGTTATTTTCTTACTTATAGAACCCCTCCGTGTTGTTACTATTAAACTCTTGTTGCGACATTGGATTTTTCCAAACTGGTGATTCAGATGTAGAGGGTAAACTGCTGGTATTCGACGCGCTCGTCATTCGTTTATCTCTATGAAGGAAAAGATATACAAGTTAAGTTAAAGTCTACTTTTCTGTTGGTCTTAACATACTTGTAACCGGTGTGTGCAGCGAGACTTTTGAAAACATCATCGACTTGACTGTAGAACTTCCAGGTGCTGATAATGCCAGTGGTTTCGAATGTCTTTTGCTCCTGTCTGTAACGTTGTGTTAGATTGTTGACTTTGAAGTGGACCTCGAGTGCAGTAACAGGGACACCCAGTGAGGTTAGCTGCTTGGCCATAGCCACATACAGATGGCCATTGCGTTTGATGGTGCGCAGCTCATAGGCGCAGACTTTCCATAGTTTAATCAGCTCTAGTACACCACTATCCTCCCATTGTCGGCgctttttgttgaatttttcatACTGCCAGGATAAATAATGTTAATGTTAATGCATTGAGTTTTGATTTAAGAAAGctgtatgtatatacttaCAGGCATTTCACATGGGTCTCACTGCCGACAACTGGGATTGCCCAACAAACTTCGTCTGCCACCTGCAGCAACACATGAAGAGGTTTATCTAATAGACGGGCATGGTGTATACGGATCTACACCTGAAATATGTAG
The Drosophila bipectinata strain 14024-0381.07 chromosome 3R, DbipHiC1v2, whole genome shotgun sequence DNA segment above includes these coding regions:
- the PolA2 gene encoding DNA polymerase alpha subunit B, producing the protein MDAEIKQQFDEMGVEPEDAVVERCVDLAITYNVTDATEFVEQWMAFSLSHLHGEDPTTDNLGEFERKVLQLRKDKIASKASAQKVNSYAATETNSLATYGLIEDDPMMEDYMGDSVADSSAMHTPKSKKEAPRPAGLKGGVLFSPASFTPQSAKKNQTGTPGNAVKGKPGDVVDSFGHPKLLSGSNWQSDMEHTVPVVQKLLHKDAPLTVANLGYMNDLLSERCDDLHDRLVDTGRALIDRKLGAEGAAECSWYPQDKHTLEALHLLHAVGMIHSEDDGPLDPHSAFLSVSDIDNNSFLSLNFSRIKSCSIFPGQVVLAKGFIPKGNSFVVEEIHTERKLTPPNPLKVDRELQFVVASGPFTDSTDLCYEPLHDLLNYLKDHRPDVLVLTGPFLDAEHKTIGELVETFESFFEKMIAGIMEVVGSHTTVLMVSSQKDAMAHSVYPTPPPTLRKSYPNLHLLPDPSIVDLDGITLGVTSTDVVDHLLSHELAANAGERMHRAINHLFHQGSFYPIYPPADEDMSYDSQLALKYAQIRQLPNVLILPGDQRHFIRLVSDCLVINPGRLSDSKGGTFARFLVSPTVPGKVANMFNSVACQVQRI
- the LOC108122023 gene encoding uncharacterized protein → MPYEKFNKKRRQWEDSGVLELIKLWKVCAYELRTIKRNGHLYVAMAKQLTSLGVPVTALEVHFKVNNLTQRYRQEQKTFETTGIISTWKFYSQVDDVFKSLAAHTGYKDKRMTSASNTSSLPSTSESPVWKNPMSQQEFNSNNTEGFYKTEYGMHRHFMDHSQPPPNAGNVDNFMSSSAAVAAVAAAASARLADNNMDQQMNTAAGGSGASGGGGGNTNGGVSNYQKIKKSHEDYDKFVDIVKNIVDTHKSTPDKVDTFGDFIKSYMKRWPERLQDEAINHITNYVIVKNMEHSIASSHNPEGVNNRQ